The following coding sequences lie in one Montipora foliosa isolate CH-2021 chromosome 11, ASM3666993v2, whole genome shotgun sequence genomic window:
- the LOC137975173 gene encoding uncharacterized protein, with translation MAEHRLPRPPAPVPAAIVEHAAVEPPPVVEEPPVVDPVIAPPPAPVLAADPAPAVETMEEAAARIKVLEDKIKSLEQLKTLESSESALAALRRHISRPTAMFDKYEALDLLQSLVRLARNESHKKADEYAAALDEIRARTDALDHLQLQRLFLGLLGDPVRAKVAREATTILKGVDKAPTPLTGYGSIARRPSPYPPQQNTQCFRCFKWGHVARSCRHNPVRRQGGRGRAGRF, from the exons ATGGCAGAACATCGTCTTCCCCGTCCACCCGCTCCCGTCCCTGCTGCAATCGTGGAGCATGCTGCCGTTGAGCCACCGCCAGTTGTAGAAGAACCGCCTGTTGTTGATCCGGTTATCGCACCGCCCCCGGCTCCAGTTCTAGCGGCGGACCCGGCCCCGGCGGTTGAAACCATGGAAGAG GCCGCTGCCCGTATTAAGGTTCTTGAGGACAAGATTAAGTCGTTGGAGCAGCTGAAGACTTTAGAAAGTTCAGAGTCAGCTCTCGCAGCCTTGCGTCGACATATCAGTCGCCCTACCGCGATGTTCGATAAATATGAGGCCCTTGATCTCCTACAGTCTCTAGTTCGTTTGGCAAGAAACGAAAGTCACAAGAAAGCAGACGAGTATGCGGCTGCTCTTGATGAGATCAGAGCCAGGACTGATGCCTTGGACCACCTTCAGCTGCAACGCCTTTTCCTCGGGTTATTGGGGGATCCTGTTCGTGCTAAAGTTGCCAGGGAAGCCACTACTATTTTGAAGGGCGTGGACAAAGCTCCTACTCCCCTTACTGGCTATGGATCCATTGCGCGTAGACCCTCTCCTTACCCGCCTCAGCAAAACACGCAGTGCTTTCGATGCTTTAAGTGGGGGCATGTCGCCCGTTCATGCCGTCATAACCCAGTGAGACGTCAAGGTGGTCGGGGACGAGCCGGACGTTTTTAG